The Portunus trituberculatus isolate SZX2019 chromosome 50, ASM1759143v1, whole genome shotgun sequence genome includes the window CAAGGGTCAATTGTATCAAAACAATACAAGTTTAATGTGAAATAATCTGGTCGGGTATAAGGTGTGAAAGATCGTGgcatgagaagaaaaatgtgttgaTTATGCAAAAGTACGTTAATTATGTGCATGTACTGTCATAAATTAACTATCCGACATGTAGTAAATAAAATGATGGATACATCATAGGTAACGGAAAAATAAGCGAACAAAGCCAGCATAAGCCATAATGATTTAAACAACTTTCTTTTCTAGCAACACATCAGAAAGCAATGCTAAATGAATAAAGGTCACCCACTCCGCGCAGATTTTCGTAACCAGTTCTTCCATATTCCTCTCAAACTCACCTCGATCTCTgaaacagattttttttattatgaagaTTAAACGAAAATAGATAActagataaagatgatgatgatgattataataatgataataacaacgacaacaacaacaacaacaacaataataataataataataataataataataataataataataatattattattaaatttttAATGCTTACTTAAATATAGGttggtttttcttttagttaacTTGTTGAAAATGCACATTAAACATAATAGTAATTTTGGTTAAATGTTCACATTATTTTGAAATATCGGTAGTCTAGTGTTTATAGTTCCAGAGAAAAGGACTGTCCAGCATCGCCCTACCATCCGTTCCCCCAAAAATGAAAAACGTATGCCACATCGCATTGGTCTGTTCTTGCATGTATTGAGCCAACACCTCAGGATTTCAAAGCGTCTTGcattctcataaaaaaaactattttcgaaggccaaagagatgattgGTCAAGTCCTCATAAGTGTTTTCTACACTGATAATGCAGAACCCTTTTTAAACTTTCACTAACATCATGAAATTATCCTTGAGAACCCGTGCACCTTCCACTAAAGATACAGTGGAGACAAAACGTTTTAAAAAATTTGAGAGTGTAGTCACTGATTGTGTATTTCGTTAATCAATAgcaaagaaagtaaaacaaaaccaaTATTTCCAGAACATATACAATACTTTAAGTGCAACAATGTAACAAGGTAAAtcctaattttctcttttcatattatGCAAGCAAGTTACATAATTCaccttagttttgtttcagaatCACGCTGTCCTCATTCTACAGGACCAAACAGCGTATCATTCTGGTAAGTATTCTTTGTGATAAACTCATCCTGACAAACTCACATATAACCTAATGAGTCATTCTCTCCTTGACAaacaataacgaaaacaaaAGCAATGGTAATAGTGTATACAAGAATAGTAATTCTTTAAGGACAGAATGAGTCATGAGGTTGTACGCAAGTTCATCAGGAGGAAAATCAATTAATAGTGACAATATTAACGTATATGATAATGAAACATGCATTATGAATTATCACCATGAATTATCGGGGATCACATGAAGATCAATCCTATAATCTTTCAGGTGCATGAAACTAAGATAAGTTGCGTTAGATTGTGCATTCTAATCAGACCTAAACTTCACCTAATTCAAAACCTAGCTTAACTGCCTAATCTAAACTcattctaacctaacttcaacTAATCTCAACAGAGTAACGTAACTTCATCCACGAATCCTCTTAACATCATCCACCATTACTACGCCGCAATTTACTCactaggaaaagaaatacaatactCTCGATCAATTAGCTTACGACGGAAGTGATGGTGCAAAAATTATCCAAACTTTCAATTCCCAGTGTGCTCAGCGGGTAAGACAAACAGCATGCTTACCTGGCTGCGTGAAGGTGAAGCAACCTACgcccaccatcgccaccaccatcaccaccaccaccggcaacACCACCTTCATCTTTCTGCTGGAGAGAAAGACATAGAGAGATGAAAGgtcgagaaaaataaaaggcaaaagaaaaatgaaagatagaaaaaaataatgaaaggcaatgatgtgaaagaggaagaacaagaacgaggagaattaagaagaaaggaattggTGCATtggtaattaatgaataaatgaacgaatAGGAAATATACGagtactcgagagagagagagagagagagagagagagagagagagagagagagtacattcaTAATATGATTCCTCTTAAACTACGATGCTAtttaatgtaatatatatatatatatatatatatatatatatatatatatatatatatatatatatatatatatatatatatatatatataatattcagTCCTTACcgttctttcctctttgtgCTACAGACTGGGGAAGAGAAGCGGTGCCACCTTCGTCACCTTGTCTTCTTGTTCTAGAGAATGTGTGCGGGAGAGTATGAGCCAGGACGCGTCGGCACTGGAGGCAAAACAATTATAAAAACCCAGGTGTGAGGGACGGGAATTTATGTGTTCCGCCCCGCCGGTAGAGTGACCATACatcacaggtgagagagagagagagagagagagagagagagagagagagagagagagagagagagagatcgtgctGGTAAAACCCTTATGTAGTTAACATTTCATAAACAAAATTATtgtattatgttgttgttgttgtggttgttgttgttgttgttgttggtggtggtggtggtggtggtggtattattattattattattattattattattattattattattattattattattattactattattattgtttttactattgttattaagatcatcattattattcttgttattatcataatcatcaccatcattgtcatgaagatcatcatcattgtcatcgttGTCATTGTAAGTATTTAATTTCATCTATAACTATATTAGtcaaagtatttatttattcatttatttattgtgtgctTACTGTTATTACCGGAATAGAAACAagtgcaagggagggaggggcatgGGTGTCCGCAGCAAAAAATGAGATAGGCTATCCTCATCACACTGACTCTGCAACATAACGTACAGCGGAGAGGTCTTTTAGCATAATGCGAAGGGTGAAGACCTGGTTAAGGTTAACACTAAGTGACAAACGTCTCTCCGGCCGTTGTGTGCTTAGTGTTTCCTGTAACAAAGTGAACAACCAGTGATCATTGAGATAATGAACAGGGTGACAGACAAGTCTGACAGAAATCCCTGTGGATTCCAATTCCTGTTCCAACAATAGTACttgcaataataaagaaacgtGAATAATAGGCTAATTACGGTAATAAACAGTTGATAAGTGTACATAGTGATTTATTAATTTTGCATTTCCAggtattttttgtattaaatttatattttccttgcttttttttaatatttttcataaatTCCAGGGAGGGCAAATGCCCCCCTTACCGCCCACTGCGGACGCCCATGAGTATAACTTCACCCTTTTTGCGATGTtagacgcaaaaaaaaaaaaaaaaaaaaaaaaaataaataaataaataaataaaataaataaaaataaataaataaaatagaataaagtaaataaataaataaataaataaataaaataaaacaaaaattctcTTTTTGGTGCAGCTTTGAACGAGACCACAGTTTATACAGACGCATGTTTATTTGATCGCGAAAATACAGGAGATACAAAAGCAATAATATATGAATTCTGAATAATACTTGAAAGGGTTAGCACGACACACATTAGCTTCAATTTAAGAATAAGTACTCTCGTGTATTTCAGGCAACAAGGTTTACATTCACATAGTATGTAGCAAAGACAGTTGTACACAGTTTTCATGACAGACAGGTTCTGAATACAAAATCGCAGTAATAATCATACATCTCGCGAGGACTCAGCGAATGGAGAATTGTGatagtgttaatagtagtagtagtagtagtagtagtagtagtagcagcagtaggaggaggacgaggaggaggaggaggaggaggaagaggaagaggaagaggaggaggaggaggaagaggaagaggaggaggaggaagaacactaACAGTGGGAGTCAACGTAACTGTAGCAATAATGACATTTATCTAAAATGAGGTACGTCGACGGCAAGCGTACTAGATATAATAtctaggagaaagagaaatagcaaAATGATAATCGGTATAGTACTAATGCATACACTCACGTATTAATCCTCATACACTCACGTATTAATACATAAACGTACATGAAATAATAGCTAGAAACATTTGATTAAATGAAGTTTCCTTGGGTGCAGAATACAACTTTAATTTCTGGTGCGATCCGTCCCCATTCCCGATTTAGGTGAGCCAGATACAGCAGATCTGGCCTGAGGGGCATTCTGCGTCATTTGTAACGCTCGGGCAGTCTTCGGTAGGGACACATTCTCCCCCGCGTTGTTTGCAGGTCACCAAATTGGTAGGAACTGGTggtgtgatagaaaaaaaatcaaattccaCTTTTTAAGAAGTGctaatatctatacatctaAAAATAGATTGACAATAATGTGTTAGTTCCTTATGTAACAATGACTAGTTAGGAATCTATTTTTAACAccgaaaaaaaatcgaaaaaaagaaagattgaaaattaCGTATATTATTCTTCCATGTATAACGAACTCGAGTACAGAGATGTAAGACTGGCACTGACTAATATAGGGGGAAAACTATAAAACAATTGCATTACGTTTCTGGCAGCACTCAACGCCATCAGCCTGCTGCTTGGGACACAAGCCGTCTGTCATCTTGCCATCTTTGGGGCAGAATTCAACCTTCGCACAGATCCCGCCTTGGGCAGAGCACTCGTGCTCGTAGTATACctgaatataaaaaatacaattaCTTATCCATGCTCGTTAATagttggaaggaaaaaaagacgccAGATTCGGACGAAAATATCGATTGCCTCCAGTACTtttaaaggaagaatagaaggaagaaagactctTGGTTCTCACGGTAATATCAATTGTATCCAGTATCTTCTGTGGATGAAAGAGACACCACATTTCCATGTAAATActgatattaataacaatgcTGTGTGGGGGTTACTCTGGCTACCGGGGAGGGAAACGTAAAGCGTGGTACCACGACTAAGGAACAGCTTCTCTGaatcactgtgtgtgtatgtgtcgtgAGGCggattgattgactgacctATATTGGCGCACAACAACGAGGTTAAGTGGCGCTGCATGCAAAATCATTAGAAatccaatgaaaaataaaactaaattgtcTCACAACATGGCGTTTGTCATGCAATATAACCATGATTT containing:
- the LOC123500039 gene encoding U-scoloptoxin(19)-Sm1a-like, with translation MMKVVAMVAVVMVAACQGLPGDEVYYEHECSAQGGICAKVEFCPKDGKMTDGLCPKQQADGVECCQKLPTNLVTCKQRGGECVPTEDCPSVTNDAECPSGQICCIWLT